The DNA region CATTTGGCAAGTGAGCAGGAAAGCAGTGTAGTGAGGCAGGTACTGTAGCTTATACTGGTGAATGGGCTTCTGGTTTCCTGTTTTCCCTGCCTGACaaagcctttttttttcatttattggACTAGAGTCAGCGCCATCTTTCCATTATGTGCTTTGTGCAGAACTGGGGAAAAGTCACACGAACACACTAGGAGTAAAGTAATCTCCTGAGGGGAGACACTGCTAACCTTGAGCGATCTCGTGtttgtgcttgagtgtgtgtgtgtatctatgtgtatgagagagagagagtgtctgttaCAGAGCTGCTAACCACAGTAATGTTTTCTGGTCAGGACACAGGAAGCACATCTACCTACTAATAGAACATTCTGTTATGAATGTGGTGACAAGACACACGCTACATTTCTTTATGTTTATAGATCTACATCAGTAAATGTAGAGTAAGTCAACAGGCATTCCTTTATAATGATTGAGTTGCATGTTGTGTCCTTGAGCTTAGCTTTGACCCTCACATCTGTCCGCACTGTTGCTCCCCTTCGCCCAACCTCGCACAGAAAGGTGGGGTGGCGTCTGGCTTCCAGCATGTGGTGACCAACGACATGAACGTGAAACGCCTGCTGCACATCAAAGGCCGTCGGGCCATCAGGGCAGCAGAGGTCAACATGGCCTGGGCCAGCTTTAACCGCGGAGACTGCTTCATCATCGACCTGGGCAAGGTAAACAGACACAATGACAGGAGTTAAAGCATGCATAATCCATTCTTGCATTTGCTACAGATGACACTTGTAAAGCCTTGTTTAAATCAGACAAAATCTGGGATATTttatttccttctttctcttatGTTTACATTGCTGGAAATTGGAATGTCAACTGTAATGTTTTCTACTTATATGGTTATACCAGGATTATGGGGCTGATCAGAGAGAAGACAAGCACTTGTATTTATATATACGTGTCAGTGCTTTTGTAAATTAAACTGTTAACTTTAATGGGCAAATTGTTAATGATGTCTATTTAGTCAGGTTATGTGCTTTACCACTAAAACCATAGGGTTGGGGCTGTGACTGCAACTATCAGCTAGCCTTGTGGCTATATTGTGAATGATTTCAGGGTTACTGGTGGTATCTTTAACACTTTTAACCCACAGGATATCTACCAGTGGTGTGGCAGCGAGTGCAACCGCTTTGAGCGTCTGAAGGCCTCCCAAGTGGCAATCGACATTCGTGACAACGAGCGGAATGGACGTGCCAAGCTTCAGATGGTAGAGGAAGGAGGCGAGCCGCAGCCCATCATTGATGTAAGCGTGCGTGGAGATGTGGTTGGTGCAGAACAGGAAATGGCACCAAATCACATTGCagatttctgtctctgtctctctctatatatgtaTAGACTAGGAAATTGTGCTAAAACTTTGTAAAAGTTTAAGACGCTGTAGATGCCAAATGGTAGTACAGCACAACAAAAAGGAGAGACCAAAGCCATGAAGTCTCAGAGAAATTATAATCTGATAGGTGTTCTCAATAGTCACAGAATTATGAAAGCCCCTGGATATGCACTGCGTTTCAGCTTGAATTCTTCTTCAGGCTTTGGCATAAAGTAGATGCATTTTGTTAATGTCTCAACAGCTTGCATGATTACAGACTCCTGGCTTTGCACTGCTTAGAGATGAACAAGCGAGTTAGAGCTAAATTGTTAGAGAGGACAAAACCTGCCGTCTAAGTCCAAGCTATCCTCTCTGATTTGATCATAGCCGATCATCAGGCTCCTTTCATGGGAAATCCTTGTGTTTATTTTTAGGCACTCGGGCCCAAGCCTGCTATCCCAGCAGGAACTCCTGACGATGAGAATGTTGACAGAGCCAACAAGAAGGGTGTTCTCTATATGGTATGACTGTGCACTTTCTTTCTAACATTGATGCCATACTGTTTAGGGAGTACTTCAGAATATGTATTGATGTGTGAATGCAGTTGTATATGTCTACAGTATATATGAAGAAGGTATAAATGGCATGGATGTGCACTTTTTTGTGCCCACTATTTATGGACATGTACTTGCTGTTGTGTATAGTTCGTACAATGAATAATTATACTCTCACAATCTATATCTACCATTATACAGTGAATCTGTTAGTCACCTCCTCAGGAAAATAAAGTGTCTCTGAAACACCTTCTCTGTGCTGTAGATCTCCGATGCTGCAGGCTCCATGAAGTCCTCTCTGGTGGCCCAGGCCAGCCCCTTCAAACAGGAAATGCTCTCACCCAGCGAGTGCTACATTCTGGACAACGGTGCGGACAGCAAGATCTTCCTATGGAAAGGTAAAGAAGAGACAAGACACTGATTTAAAAACTCTGGACTTACACTATTTCAGCTAATGTCAGAACAAACTGTGGTAAACTGTTGTTGCAAGTGCTTTATATGAGAATCAGCTCACTTTTTATATTAGCCAGATGGACAACTGAgtattgtgtttgtatgtttttttcccctctcttacAAACTCAAAGACATATTCCAACTGTCTGCAAGTGGACATGACAGTGCAGAATTGAACTGAACAAAATTAAATGGAATAAACTCTTGAATCCCCCTTCATAGGACCAACTGCGAGCACTGCTGAGAGGAAGGCTGCCATGAAGGCTGCTGAGCAGTTCATCAAAGAGAAGAACTACTCCAAGAACACCCAGGTACAACACACAGCTAAACCTTATTTAGCTTCTTATTTTCATTATTCCAATGAAATATCTGTTTTGAGATCATACATGATTTCACTGTGCTTGTACTTGGATTCAAGTGTCCTGAGTGTTGTCTCTGAGACTTGATCTATCCTCTTCCGGGTTATGTGTATAGATCCAAGTGATGCCGGCTGGTGGAGAGACCACCCTTTTCAAGCAGTTCTTCTCCAACTGGAAGGACAAGGACCAGACCACTGGCCCTAGCCAGGCCTACACCATTGGGCGCATTGCCCGCGTCGAGCAGATCCCCTTCGACACCTCCACTCTCCACTCCAACAAAGCCATGGCAGCCCAGCATGGCATGGTGGATGATGGCTCTGGGAAAGTCCAGGTAAAAATGACCACAGCACAGATTTGCAACAACACACTTCTCTTACTGTTGCTTCATGCACTTCTGTTTCTGTTGCTTTACTGGTACAGGAAGGTGTTACAACACCATGGCCATGAGTTCCGTTTCCCAGGCAGCTTGTACGGTTGACTGTTTATTACTTTAGCTAAAATTGTCTGTTGTGGAAATTAAATAgcagctaatcattttaaatgaatgaTATCACCTATTTTGGATGATGTCCATATAAGATTAAACCACACATCTCAAATCACAAAAATTAAACaggcccacccccacccccacatttctaaatgaataaatgcagtCTCATGTATAGAGTGGCTGTTGGTTCTCCCTCAGATCTGGCGcgtggagggaggggagaagacTCCCGTGGACCCGTCCAGCTATGGCCAGTTCTTTGGAGGAGACTGCTATCTGATCCTCTACTCGTACCGCACGGGAGGGCGCGACCAGCACATCATCTACACATGGTCAGTGTTCATCCAGACCAACAGAGGGCACTGTAATTAGAATGCAACATTTTCTTTACGACTGATGTAGGTtagccaaagattgttaaggcggagcaagatattccaccaggagccacttccgggaacctggatcgcacgagggggggggcaaaatccccctttatgcagagcagaggcagactgctccattgaagtctataggcatagctcagaattttaccacatatgctaagatcttggttctatagagttaggaatgtgaattttgggcacattttcatgatcctcaaacccttctggacatttcaggtacatttttgaGCATTTCAGTCTAGAGAAAatcgaccttatatcaggtgtgcgccggttatgtatgccgctgctgttggccggttgcaacgtacgctcatcaatacgtcatcgacgcgcctctttatgcagacagaattcgatccccatttcgcgcccatagacattaACTACGacaaagtatcttgctccgccttaacaatctttgggtTAGCTAACCAAATTGCAAATCACCAACTGAATGAATGCTGTTTCAACCATCCTCAGTGGTTTGGGGTTGGGGTTTGTTGTTGGAAATTTAAAGTGGTCTTGGTGTACGATTTTCATTTGCTTCTTGTGCTTTTAGGCAAGGCCTGAAGTGCACTCAGGATGAGTTGGCCGCCTCTGCCTTCCTGACCGTTAAACTGGATGACTCAATGGGCGGGGCTCCTGTCCAGGTCAGTGTCATTAAACATAAAAGGCTTTCAACTGGACATAAGAATCTTATGAAGTTTAATGATGAAATGTTCAGGTTTTAACTCTGCTGTGACCTTTCACAGGTGCGTGTCACTCAGGGCCAAGAGCCCACCCACCTGATGAGCCTGTTCAAGGGCAAGCCAATGATCATCCACCTGGGCGGGACTTCCCGTAAGGGGGGGCAGAGCCGTGCTGGGAGCACCCGCCTCTTCCACATCCGCCAGGGCACCACCCGTGCCACCCGTGCAGTGGAGGTGAGTCTCACCCAAATCCTCCCCACCCTCCACATCTGGACATCACCATCAGGACTAATGCTCTACTGTGCAGGCCACAGATATCAACTATCAGTGGGGATCATCTGGATAGAATTACATTTAGCTTTCAGAAGTTTCACCATGAAGTGCTTCTCATATGATCTTGGACACATAGTCAGCATCTTTCTCCTCTTTTGACAGTACATAAGCACATAAATTGCACCTTTGTTTAAATTGTGTACTTCTGCCAAATGGTTTTCCTTCTCTCTGAAATTTTTCCGAATGTTCGTGTCATTTCTGGACGTTTACTTTGACATTGTTTCCCACTTAGCATCGCTGTAGGAAAGAAACAGCTTTTTTCTTACGACTCATTGCTGTTTAATTTAACTCacagcctttgtgtgtgtagacaaaAGATAAGAATAGGACTAaatatgtcatgtcatgtcatctctctctcctctctctctctctctctctctctctctctctctctctctatctctctctctctctctctttctccctctttgccTGAACCCTTTTATCCATGTGCAGGTGGAGCCCTCTGCTGCCTTCCTGAACACCAACGATGTGTTTGTGCTGAAGACGGCCGACTCCATGTTCCTGTGGAGGGGCGTGGGCGccacagaggaggagatggcCGCGGCCAAACATGTCACCAGCTTCCTGGGAGGAAGTGCCACTGAGGTGGCAGAGGGCAAGGAGCCTGGTGAGTGGCTCCCGAGAGACCCTGATCCCAAGATCAGGCTGTTTATAAAATAACCCACCAGAACAGAGCATGTGGCAACCTCTGTTGTTTTAAACATTTGTCAGGCAAATGTAGAAATATGTAAATCATACCAAAAATGTAGTTGAAATGAAATAGCAAAAATAGCACAGATGTTACACATCTTGTTAAATTGTTGTTAAATTGATGTGACGTTGGTGTTATGTTAAGTGTCTTCCGATTATATCACTCTCAATCAAATTATTAAATACTACTGACAATATGATAGCAATATTAACGGAGGAACTCCACTGATTCAGACACTTTTTAGATGCACAGCTGCGTGTCTGTTTGCTGAAGAGAAAAACTAAAAATGCTATTATAATTAGTGTCATTGTTATCATCCCTTTTCAGCTGCATTCTGGTCTGCCTTGGGTGGGAAGAGCGACTATCAGAACTCTCGGTCTCTTCAGAAGACAGTGAAGCCTCCACGCCTCTTTGGCTGCTCCAACAAAACAGGACGCCTCATTGTGAGTTGGAAAATGATGGAGCTATGTACTTGCCCTTTTGGTTTCTAATGATAGCAGCCATGGCAAACATTCTCTCCAAGCTCTAGACCTTCTCCACCATTTCACTTTCACAATTTGTGACTGTTTGTCATTTCTATTCATATCCTCTTCACATCGTTTCCTTTCTCAGGCTGAGGAGGTCCCTGGAGATTTCAATCAGTCAGATTTGGCCACTGATGACGTGATGCTCCTGGATACCTGGGAGCAGGTGGGTTTGTGTCCTTGTGTGCTAGGGCCAAGACGTTAAAGCAGCACTGTAGTTATTTTACCTTAATAGCGACTTCACAGTCATTATGATGCTACCCTGACTTATGATATGGAGAATGGAGTCTCTGGCATTGCACTATGTGACACCTGGCATTGCACTATGTGACACCTGGCATTGCATTTTGTACAATTCTTACGGGTAGGGGCATCATCCTTTTTGTTGACTTTTTATGAATTGGTATAATGGCTACCCAGTACATTGAAAACTGACGAAAAGGAATTAATTGTTACTTCAAGGAGTCTGTTGTGTTCAAACTGCTCATTttgttgacatgaaatgttTCATCTGAAGTTTATTTGAAATGATATTTTTGGATTCCAAACCAAGTCAGGCATTCTGGAGCTGACATTTTTTCACCTTTCTACAGATCTTCCTCTGGATTGGCAATGAGGCTAATGAAGTGGAGAGAACTGGATCGGCTAAAATTGGTGAATAATTGCCTCTGTTTGCACATCCACAGTTTTATAGTATTGTGATACTTGATCTTTTCTCATACCCCTAGGCCTAGCTGATATTTCTGTAGTTGAGCTCATCTAAAAGCACTTCCCTTTTATCACCATCTAAACTAAAAAAAAGATATGAAAATACAACCTAAGGGTATCTTAAGCAAACATTTTCTTGTTGGGACTGGTAGTAGATAAATCCCACAGGATACTGAGTGACAACATTCCTGTTTTTCCTTTCAGCCAAAGAGTATGTGGACTCTGATCCCTCTGGCCGGCACGGAACTCCTATCGTCACCATCAAGCAGGGCGCCGAGCCGCCAACCTTCACCGGCTGGTTCCAGGCCTGGGACGCCAAAATGTGGGACACTGACCCTCTGGAGCGCATTCGGGCTCGGTTCTAAAGCTCTTAAACCCTCACCCTCAGCACACCCCAGCCCCACCCACCCCGCATGGCcaagcccccaccccaaccACTCCTGCTCTCTTCATTATCCAGAGCTAAAGAGATCTGCAGGAACTCGACTGCAGCTGGACCCTCAAGGTTAAAACAGTGCCTGACA from Alosa alosa isolate M-15738 ecotype Scorff River chromosome 9, AALO_Geno_1.1, whole genome shotgun sequence includes:
- the scinla gene encoding scinderin like a — translated: MVFHKEFQTAGKEPGLQVWRVEKMDLKPVPKQLYGNFYTGDAYILLYTTSAPSYYIHMWMGNECSQDESGAAAIFATQLDDSLGGGPVQFREVQNNESLTFLGYFKSGIKYKKGGVASGFQHVVTNDMNVKRLLHIKGRRAIRAAEVNMAWASFNRGDCFIIDLGKDIYQWCGSECNRFERLKASQVAIDIRDNERNGRAKLQMVEEGGEPQPIIDALGPKPAIPAGTPDDENVDRANKKGVLYMISDAAGSMKSSLVAQASPFKQEMLSPSECYILDNGADSKIFLWKGPTASTAERKAAMKAAEQFIKEKNYSKNTQIQVMPAGGETTLFKQFFSNWKDKDQTTGPSQAYTIGRIARVEQIPFDTSTLHSNKAMAAQHGMVDDGSGKVQIWRVEGGEKTPVDPSSYGQFFGGDCYLILYSYRTGGRDQHIIYTWQGLKCTQDELAASAFLTVKLDDSMGGAPVQVRVTQGQEPTHLMSLFKGKPMIIHLGGTSRKGGQSRAGSTRLFHIRQGTTRATRAVEVEPSAAFLNTNDVFVLKTADSMFLWRGVGATEEEMAAAKHVTSFLGGSATEVAEGKEPAAFWSALGGKSDYQNSRSLQKTVKPPRLFGCSNKTGRLIAEEVPGDFNQSDLATDDVMLLDTWEQIFLWIGNEANEVERTGSAKIAKEYVDSDPSGRHGTPIVTIKQGAEPPTFTGWFQAWDAKMWDTDPLERIRARF